A window of the Armatimonadota bacterium genome harbors these coding sequences:
- a CDS encoding DUF1326 domain-containing protein, which produces MFTALFAAAMLPGLPARATRRPEWSVSGKLCEACTCSPPCTCNFGLAPGPYSYCWTMWSLDIRKGVYKGVQLDGLHLAACSASKGFLFFIDSAGSAAQRAALTSIARDIYNKLMQANGTKPVDAAAAAARVTVELAAITQSETGKDCHLHIGNFGGFDADYLMGLDGKKPVELVNNYNWNIKHNVKAKTDTFTYAGPNGDTFQYKGTNCNEGDFSWSSETKIYYR; this is translated from the coding sequence ATGTTTACTGCCCTTTTTGCCGCAGCCATGTTGCCCGGGCTGCCGGCGCGAGCGACCAGGCGGCCGGAGTGGAGCGTATCGGGCAAGTTGTGCGAGGCCTGCACCTGCTCACCACCATGCACCTGCAATTTCGGCCTTGCGCCGGGCCCATACAGCTACTGCTGGACGATGTGGTCACTGGATATCCGCAAGGGCGTCTACAAGGGCGTCCAGCTGGATGGTCTGCATCTGGCTGCGTGCAGCGCGTCGAAGGGCTTTCTGTTCTTCATCGACTCGGCCGGAAGCGCGGCTCAACGGGCCGCGCTCACGTCCATTGCGCGCGACATCTACAACAAGCTGATGCAGGCGAACGGCACGAAGCCTGTGGATGCAGCAGCCGCCGCCGCTCGCGTTACCGTCGAATTAGCTGCGATTACCCAGAGTGAAACCGGTAAGGACTGCCATCTGCACATTGGCAACTTCGGCGGCTTCGATGCCGACTACCTGATGGGTCTGGATGGCAAAAAGCCGGTGGAACTGGTGAACAACTACAACTGGAACATCAAGCACAACGTCAAGGCCAAAACCGATACCTTTACCTATGCCGGGCCGAATGGCGACACGTTCCAGTACAAAGGCACTAACTGCAATGAGGGTGACTTCTCATGGAGCAGCGAGACCAAAATCTACTATCGCTGA
- a CDS encoding WD40 repeat domain-containing protein: MTRNTLYTALSGRILVSAGFVLAFANTAAAQRHVKPARQPAEPPAPVAPAAPAATAQIPGFAVLDASGQVRRWLVGGVPAAPMPFGGAGIRAIAVGPQGLFEVDAHGLPSIWSWSGVRLQLGTQPDLCGRPALAVSQDGSIIAVGGADAHISIFSGATLHQVARFRGHAAPVRCLAFAPADNLLVSGGDDRLVRVWRAPSSGVVSYRYDIPAHDGAVTGVAVAPNDSAIASVSTDGYLKTWSLQSGDLMYRARVSQQAVLCVAWSPNSRRLATGSADGKVRVWRVVSGAPSQLTADTGSAVHAIVWSGDGAVLLAGSEDGSVRCFAVTGVLIKLFAGNGAAARTIVLTP; encoded by the coding sequence ATGACGCGCAATACCCTCTATACGGCACTGTCCGGCAGAATCCTCGTCTCAGCCGGGTTCGTACTGGCATTCGCCAACACTGCCGCCGCACAGAGGCATGTCAAGCCGGCGCGGCAGCCGGCCGAGCCCCCGGCGCCGGTGGCGCCGGCCGCGCCTGCAGCTACCGCTCAGATTCCGGGATTTGCCGTTCTGGACGCCTCCGGCCAGGTGCGTCGCTGGCTGGTTGGTGGCGTGCCGGCAGCTCCCATGCCGTTCGGTGGCGCCGGCATCCGGGCCATCGCCGTAGGGCCGCAGGGGCTGTTTGAGGTGGACGCACACGGACTTCCATCCATATGGAGCTGGAGTGGCGTGCGCCTGCAGCTTGGAACACAACCCGATCTATGCGGCAGGCCGGCTCTGGCGGTCTCGCAGGATGGCTCGATCATTGCTGTGGGCGGCGCCGATGCGCACATCTCCATCTTCAGTGGCGCCACACTGCACCAGGTTGCCCGCTTTCGCGGCCATGCCGCCCCGGTAAGGTGTCTGGCTTTTGCTCCCGCCGACAATCTGCTTGTCAGCGGCGGTGACGACCGTCTGGTGCGTGTCTGGCGGGCGCCATCGAGCGGCGTAGTCAGCTACAGGTACGATATTCCGGCGCACGATGGGGCTGTAACCGGAGTGGCCGTAGCGCCGAACGACAGCGCAATCGCCAGCGTCTCAACCGACGGCTACCTGAAAACATGGAGCCTTCAGTCGGGCGATCTCATGTATCGGGCGCGTGTGAGCCAACAGGCTGTGCTTTGCGTGGCATGGAGCCCCAACTCCAGACGGCTGGCGACGGGTAGCGCCGATGGCAAAGTGCGGGTGTGGCGGGTCGTCTCCGGCGCGCCATCGCAGCTGACTGCCGATACAGGCAGCGCAGTGCACGCCATCGTGTGGTCCGGCGATGGCGCCGTGCTCCTTGCCGGTTCGGAAGACGGATCGGTTCGATGCTTCGCGGTTACCGGAGTGCTGATAAAGCTGTTTGCCGGCAACGGCGCCGCGGCACGGACCATTGTTCTGACGCCTTAG
- a CDS encoding preprotein translocase subunit TatC — MRIFSRELDEKRMELTEHLGELRTRIMRMLVYLLIGSIFAYYMFPTMYGFLYRPLHAEMVRQNAKLVRAGGPSIQSIPFVEGPPNATVTVAQLNKALTWVKQYASNPITAPPMSIVFLKFHEPFMVRLKVSLIFGLVLVLPLVVYEVAQFILPALTQNERRPIAMLAPISVLLLIFGVTVAYYTMFYAMHWFLSYLADYPQPTVLMQDPNDYILFFVKMMAAFGIAFQLPVALMGMAFAGVVTSRGLIKHWRWGVVVAAAGGLFTPSNDLFSMALMSIPLLILYGFSIILVWMVENQRRRRNLAVGALVR; from the coding sequence ATGCGCATTTTTAGCCGTGAACTGGATGAGAAGCGGATGGAGCTTACCGAGCACCTCGGTGAGCTTCGGACGCGCATCATGCGGATGCTCGTCTATCTTTTGATAGGATCGATATTCGCGTACTACATGTTTCCAACCATGTATGGCTTTCTCTATCGGCCGCTCCACGCCGAGATGGTGCGCCAGAATGCGAAACTGGTTCGGGCCGGTGGTCCCAGCATCCAGTCGATCCCGTTCGTAGAAGGTCCGCCAAATGCGACGGTTACAGTCGCCCAGTTGAACAAGGCGCTGACCTGGGTGAAGCAATACGCCAGCAATCCCATCACCGCGCCGCCGATGTCGATTGTGTTCCTCAAATTTCACGAGCCGTTTATGGTACGGCTCAAGGTAAGTCTCATCTTTGGGCTGGTGCTCGTGCTGCCGCTGGTTGTCTACGAGGTTGCGCAGTTTATACTGCCGGCGCTGACGCAAAACGAGCGACGGCCAATCGCGATGCTGGCGCCAATTTCAGTCCTGCTGCTCATCTTCGGCGTTACCGTGGCGTACTACACCATGTTCTACGCGATGCACTGGTTCCTCTCGTACCTCGCCGACTACCCGCAGCCGACTGTTTTGATGCAAGACCCCAACGACTATATTCTCTTCTTCGTCAAGATGATGGCAGCATTCGGCATCGCGTTCCAGCTTCCCGTGGCGCTGATGGGCATGGCGTTTGCCGGAGTGGTGACATCGCGCGGGTTGATCAAGCACTGGCGCTGGGGGGTTGTGGTGGCGGCCGCGGGCGGCCTGTTTACGCCATCCAATGACCTCTTCTCGATGGCTTTGATGTCGATACCGCTGCTGATCCTGTACGGCTTCAGTATTATCCTCGTCTGGATGGTGGAGAACCAGCGTCGCCGCCGCAATCTCGCCGTTGGCGCACTCGTAAGATGA
- a CDS encoding glycosyltransferase family 39 protein has protein sequence MSPPGPSLEKRLRSLTRITPTRALAAAITLIGLALRLWGITWSLPTTLHPWATYHPDETINLQAAEQADIPHVRLDIGFYNYGAFDFYLVSLAQTIARGYGLVPAVTTPPAEPTAPRAVQAASAMEANRAQRRALFLCGRLVSVLLGTLTIPLVYLLGLRVYNRKAGAAAALLYAFAPLAALHAHFFTVDVPATFFVAGTLLAAERMTREASGRAIAVAAVWCGLAAATKYTAAMALVAPATALYLCPGLVRRARIQRLAALGAGTAAVFLVACPGIWLNWHAFWYGSYPGEGVRYELLVHSRTGHGLLFVHTGSGWWYHLVVSLPFGLGVPLLLAALAGCWYALARRTPAEVAQLAFVAVTYLVTGFSQVRFARYMLPLFPPLCVLAGGVLFAPYTRPACRIAARIAAAMALVTTGVYGFTLVRLLTLPDPRDRAAAWLNLHAPPAASVAFAETPWFFAPPLSPLLGAPDAPARAMAAAQCTRYRLLMPAAEWDAGALKQRPNYVVLSNFETMHAVYRLHLAYAMAFMNAIPKDYARHLFASPRPWLMPSDGPLIPDDLLYVMPRITVYARPGSS, from the coding sequence GTGAGCCCGCCAGGACCTTCGCTGGAGAAGCGGCTCCGGTCGCTGACCCGCATTACACCGACGCGAGCTCTGGCGGCCGCGATTACGCTCATCGGGTTGGCGCTGCGGCTTTGGGGCATCACCTGGAGCCTGCCCACCACGCTCCACCCGTGGGCCACATACCACCCCGATGAGACGATAAACCTGCAGGCCGCGGAGCAGGCCGATATTCCGCACGTCCGGCTGGATATCGGCTTCTACAACTACGGCGCGTTCGATTTCTACCTCGTCAGCCTTGCGCAGACCATCGCCAGGGGCTACGGACTTGTGCCGGCGGTCACCACGCCTCCCGCGGAACCAACAGCCCCAAGGGCCGTTCAGGCCGCGAGCGCTATGGAGGCCAACCGCGCCCAGCGCCGCGCGCTGTTTCTATGCGGTCGGCTGGTCAGCGTCCTTCTCGGTACGCTCACCATACCGCTGGTGTATCTCCTTGGCCTGCGCGTGTACAACCGCAAAGCGGGCGCGGCAGCTGCGCTGCTCTATGCCTTTGCCCCGCTTGCCGCGCTGCACGCCCACTTCTTCACCGTGGATGTTCCCGCCACGTTCTTCGTCGCCGGTACGCTTTTGGCCGCGGAGCGGATGACTCGTGAGGCTTCGGGGCGCGCGATTGCGGTGGCTGCCGTCTGGTGCGGCCTTGCGGCGGCCACGAAATACACGGCGGCGATGGCGCTGGTAGCGCCTGCCACAGCACTGTACCTGTGCCCCGGCCTTGTTCGCCGGGCGAGAATACAGCGGTTAGCTGCTCTTGGCGCAGGGACTGCTGCCGTCTTCCTGGTCGCGTGCCCGGGCATCTGGCTGAACTGGCACGCGTTCTGGTATGGCAGCTATCCCGGCGAGGGAGTGCGGTACGAACTGCTGGTGCACTCCCGTACCGGTCACGGGCTGCTGTTTGTTCATACGGGCAGCGGGTGGTGGTACCACCTGGTCGTCTCGCTGCCATTCGGACTGGGTGTGCCGCTGCTGCTGGCGGCCCTGGCGGGATGCTGGTACGCCCTGGCGCGGCGAACTCCCGCGGAGGTCGCGCAGTTGGCGTTTGTGGCCGTAACGTATCTGGTAACGGGGTTTTCGCAGGTCCGATTTGCCCGCTACATGCTTCCCCTGTTTCCGCCGTTGTGCGTGCTGGCCGGCGGCGTGCTGTTCGCCCCATATACGCGCCCGGCATGCCGGATTGCCGCGCGGATCGCGGCGGCCATGGCGCTGGTGACCACCGGCGTCTACGGTTTTACGCTCGTACGGCTACTTACATTGCCGGATCCGCGCGACCGGGCTGCAGCGTGGCTCAACCTCCATGCTCCGCCGGCTGCAAGCGTGGCGTTCGCTGAAACACCGTGGTTTTTCGCGCCGCCCCTGTCACCACTGCTGGGTGCGCCGGATGCGCCGGCGCGGGCCATGGCGGCCGCGCAGTGCACTCGCTACCGGCTGCTGATGCCGGCCGCAGAATGGGACGCCGGCGCGTTGAAACAGCGGCCGAACTATGTGGTGCTTTCCAACTTTGAGACGATGCATGCGGTATACCGGCTGCACCTGGCTTATGCCATGGCATTCATGAACGCCATACCTAAGGACTATGCGCGCCATCTGTTTGCATCGCCGCGCCCCTGGCTGATGCCGAGCGACGGACCGCTGATCCCGGACGACCTGTTGTACGTTATGCCGCGTATTACGGTCTATGCGCGGCCGGGCAGTTCCTGA
- a CDS encoding MATE family efflux transporter, whose amino-acid sequence MQLPETKLQRVSPEERLHRVIWVLAWPVILTMMMQMVNSMMDALFVGHLPDSRAALAATGVGGQMIYILLALSMGVTVGATALVARSTGEGNHAAAARSAGQAISLAALAGVVFAAICFLLRFRFADLLLGGAANTESRRLCAQFLAMAMTGVPAMMVGSALIASFRGIGNTRTPMYIMCVVILVHTALSVVLIYGLLGFPALGVRGAGLGFAGSMIFEMLVYLAVTRSPGGIPAAVSAHNLRLTREWAWRILRIGIPASVQGVLRSVAMLLFTGMLAHTADGSAGVAALEIGMRAEAAAFMPGFGYRVSAATLVGQNLGAGNPRRAERCAYHALMQAVVLMTAVAICFFVFAKPFSSLFTTDPMVQRIGADYLRINAFCEPFLALGMVLMGAMQGAGETLIPTCITLFNMWFVRLPAAWLLMVAAGLQAHGAWLAMSGSTMVSGVATLLYFRTGRWKRQTV is encoded by the coding sequence ATGCAACTGCCGGAAACCAAACTGCAGCGTGTGTCTCCGGAGGAGCGTCTGCATCGCGTAATCTGGGTGCTGGCATGGCCCGTCATCCTCACCATGATGATGCAGATGGTGAACAGCATGATGGACGCGCTATTCGTTGGCCACCTGCCGGATAGTCGCGCCGCTCTGGCGGCAACCGGCGTCGGCGGACAGATGATCTACATCCTCCTCGCGCTGTCGATGGGAGTCACCGTCGGCGCTACCGCGCTGGTTGCTCGCAGTACAGGTGAAGGAAACCACGCCGCTGCCGCCCGGTCTGCCGGCCAGGCGATAAGCCTGGCGGCACTGGCCGGAGTCGTATTCGCAGCGATATGCTTCCTGTTACGCTTCAGGTTTGCCGACCTTCTGCTTGGCGGCGCAGCCAACACCGAATCGCGGCGTCTCTGTGCCCAATTCCTGGCCATGGCAATGACCGGCGTCCCGGCAATGATGGTCGGAAGCGCCCTTATCGCGTCATTTCGTGGAATCGGCAATACGCGGACCCCCATGTACATCATGTGCGTGGTGATTCTGGTCCACACGGCGCTCAGCGTGGTGCTCATCTACGGCTTGCTGGGCTTTCCGGCGCTTGGCGTGCGTGGGGCGGGCCTCGGTTTTGCCGGCTCGATGATCTTCGAAATGTTGGTCTACCTTGCCGTCACGCGGTCGCCTGGCGGCATTCCCGCTGCCGTCTCGGCGCACAACCTGCGTCTCACGCGCGAATGGGCGTGGCGCATTCTGCGCATCGGTATCCCTGCCAGTGTTCAGGGCGTGCTCCGCAGCGTAGCCATGCTGCTGTTTACCGGCATGCTGGCGCACACGGCAGATGGCTCCGCAGGAGTTGCCGCGCTGGAGATCGGAATGCGCGCGGAGGCGGCCGCGTTTATGCCCGGCTTTGGCTACCGCGTCTCGGCAGCCACGCTCGTCGGCCAGAACCTTGGCGCCGGCAATCCCCGCCGCGCGGAGCGGTGCGCTTACCACGCGCTGATGCAGGCTGTCGTGCTTATGACTGCTGTGGCGATCTGCTTCTTTGTGTTCGCCAAACCGTTCAGCAGTCTCTTCACCACGGATCCCATGGTGCAGCGAATCGGCGCGGACTACCTGCGAATCAACGCATTCTGCGAGCCTTTCCTGGCCCTGGGAATGGTGCTGATGGGCGCCATGCAGGGCGCCGGTGAAACGCTGATTCCCACCTGTATAACCCTCTTCAACATGTGGTTCGTGCGGCTGCCTGCTGCCTGGCTCCTCATGGTGGCGGCAGGACTGCAGGCACACGGAGCCTGGCTCGCGATGAGTGGCTCGACGATGGTGAGTGGCGTGGCGACGCTGCTCTACTTCCGTACGGGCCGGTGGAAGAGGCAGACGGTATAG
- a CDS encoding MATE family efflux transporter — protein MQPADSDDTFGAAEPPLHRAIWSLAWPAVVTMLLLMANSMMDALFVGHLPNSRAALAAAGVGGSLIYLLVVSSMGVSAGVTALVSRSIGAGNRSDAARAAGQAITLAAISGTLIGLACYVLRFHLAGVLLGGPANVEARRQCVQYLAAALPGALPMFVGAAIIAAFRGAGDTRTPMHIMIVVVAVHLLLSALLIFGLLGFPRLLVRGAGAAFAGSALAEVILYVVALRSRLGIPEAFTWRNLRLTAAWSRRILRIGVPASMRALLGHAAMLVLTGILAHTADGSAGVAALEIGIRAEAVAVMPGAGYRVAAATLAGQNLGAGLPKRAEQAARGAALQSAAFMSMAGVCFFVFAHTLSGLFTSDPAVRHLGAEYLRINAFCQPFMACTMVFAGAMRGAGETLIPSLITIVENWLIQLPLAWFLMFYSGLQARGAWIATCVSAILNGICISLYFRTGRWKHYKV, from the coding sequence GTGCAACCAGCGGACTCCGACGACACTTTCGGCGCGGCTGAGCCGCCACTGCACCGGGCCATCTGGTCACTCGCGTGGCCCGCTGTCGTCACCATGCTGCTGCTGATGGCGAACAGCATGATGGATGCACTCTTCGTTGGGCATCTTCCCAACAGCAGGGCGGCGCTCGCTGCGGCCGGTGTGGGCGGTTCGCTGATCTATCTCCTCGTCGTCAGTTCAATGGGCGTCAGCGCCGGCGTAACGGCCCTGGTTTCGCGCAGTATCGGAGCCGGAAACAGGTCGGATGCTGCCCGGGCAGCCGGTCAGGCGATTACACTGGCAGCGATCTCCGGCACGCTGATCGGGCTGGCCTGCTATGTCCTGCGCTTCCATCTGGCGGGCGTTCTGCTCGGCGGCCCGGCCAACGTTGAGGCGCGGCGGCAGTGCGTGCAGTATCTGGCGGCTGCGCTTCCGGGAGCGCTCCCGATGTTCGTTGGCGCGGCTATCATTGCCGCGTTTCGCGGCGCCGGTGACACGCGTACTCCCATGCATATCATGATCGTAGTGGTGGCAGTGCACCTCCTGCTGAGCGCTCTCCTCATCTTCGGCCTGCTCGGCTTTCCGCGGCTGCTGGTTCGGGGCGCCGGGGCTGCGTTCGCGGGCTCTGCACTAGCCGAAGTGATACTCTATGTCGTCGCCCTCAGGTCCCGGCTGGGCATTCCAGAGGCTTTCACGTGGCGGAATCTGAGGCTGACCGCAGCATGGAGCCGGCGTATCCTGCGCATCGGCGTGCCGGCTTCCATGCGCGCTCTGCTTGGGCACGCAGCCATGCTGGTGCTCACGGGCATCCTGGCGCACACGGCAGACGGTTCCGCCGGAGTCGCTGCGCTCGAGATCGGTATCCGCGCCGAGGCCGTAGCCGTGATGCCAGGCGCCGGCTACCGGGTTGCGGCAGCCACCCTCGCGGGCCAGAACCTCGGCGCGGGTCTGCCGAAACGGGCGGAGCAGGCTGCGCGCGGCGCAGCCCTGCAATCCGCCGCGTTCATGTCGATGGCAGGTGTCTGCTTCTTTGTTTTTGCCCACACGTTGAGCGGGCTCTTCACATCCGATCCCGCGGTGCGGCATCTCGGCGCCGAATACCTCCGAATCAATGCGTTTTGCCAGCCCTTCATGGCATGCACCATGGTGTTTGCCGGCGCCATGCGCGGTGCAGGCGAAACGCTCATCCCATCCTTGATCACTATCGTGGAAAACTGGCTCATACAGCTGCCGCTTGCCTGGTTTCTGATGTTCTATTCCGGTCTGCAGGCCCGCGGCGCCTGGATCGCGACGTGCGTTTCGGCCATTCTGAACGGTATCTGTATCAGCCTCTACTTTCGCACCGGCCGCTGGAAGCATTACAAGGTCTGA
- a CDS encoding MBL fold metallo-hydrolase yields MDAPRLTVFSVPLVSTWVLDETHRILFDAGDGAAAMLEGRILRANIVALTHAHRDHIGGLPQLLNLRAQGAEAPTLSIVHPAGSGAIGAMARFLARLDPATTGTLSWAEWNAGDQLELEHHHRLIAFGTRHIPGGAGTASRSLGYRVERTVSRLRPELRGLPQSELDQMWRSSGRDAITRDEVETVLAVSGDTTVLTPDEVGHARFLLHECTFLELDSDAFESVRQRGHEHSSLDEVLQLAADAGVERLALYHISRRYADDEIVRLVRARCAARHLAASVSVAFPGRVTTDIFGQAVWPGV; encoded by the coding sequence ATGGATGCACCACGCCTAACGGTATTCTCTGTACCGCTCGTCTCGACATGGGTTCTGGACGAGACGCACCGGATTCTGTTTGACGCAGGCGACGGTGCGGCGGCCATGCTGGAGGGCCGAATCCTGCGCGCCAACATCGTGGCGCTGACGCACGCGCACCGCGATCACATCGGCGGTTTGCCGCAGCTTCTCAACCTGCGCGCGCAGGGCGCGGAAGCACCAACTCTGAGCATCGTGCATCCTGCGGGCAGCGGCGCGATTGGCGCCATGGCGCGCTTTCTGGCACGCCTGGACCCCGCTACAACCGGCACGCTGTCGTGGGCGGAGTGGAACGCCGGCGATCAGCTCGAACTGGAGCATCACCACAGGCTTATTGCGTTCGGCACCCGCCATATACCCGGCGGCGCCGGAACGGCATCGCGATCACTGGGTTATCGTGTGGAGCGCACGGTCAGCCGCCTTCGACCGGAGCTGCGAGGTCTCCCCCAATCCGAACTGGACCAGATGTGGCGATCGAGCGGCCGCGATGCGATAACCCGGGATGAGGTGGAGACGGTGCTTGCCGTGAGCGGCGACACCACGGTCCTCACGCCGGACGAGGTTGGGCACGCCCGATTTCTACTGCACGAGTGTACATTTCTGGAACTGGATTCCGATGCGTTTGAGTCGGTTCGCCAGCGCGGGCACGAACACAGCTCGCTGGATGAGGTGCTGCAGCTGGCAGCGGATGCCGGCGTGGAGCGGCTGGCACTCTACCATATCTCGCGACGATACGCCGACGACGAGATTGTGCGGCTTGTGCGCGCCAGGTGCGCGGCGCGGCATCTGGCCGCTTCGGTCAGCGTGGCATTCCCCGGGCGGGTAACCACCGACATTTTCGGTCAGGCGGTTTGGCCCGGTGTGTAG
- a CDS encoding HDIG domain-containing protein has translation MRSYRAGSRSTAEQAVGVLRGATEHTPWQGRIYLVGGWLRDRILHRPASPDVDLLVDGDAVEFAKWLFARGVIDWPPVIYSRFGTALIRVRPAPRMRAVNIEMAGARAESYLAGSRKPTVAPATIEQDVLRRDFTINTLLEELHSGEIRDLTGRGLADIEAGRIRTPREPHATFLDDPLRMLRAIRFAAQLNFIIDDECWLSIQSSAASLAPPTVAWERMQDELLKIIALEPSAARAGMDLLLQSGLLPQILPEMSPMVGCIQSAWHPWDVWEHTLRAVEALPPTAGMHTRLAMLWHDIGKPATRTEDARGVHFYHHAAVGAGMVHAMMTRLKFAARDVVPVCDLVRLHMRLGDYLPEWTDASIRRLIRDCGSYLDELFIMARCDIAACSIPSDMEVDLVGLRGRIEAVNAAMNVVALESPLSGSEIMQELGLGPSEAVGRAKEYLLNQVIEGALPPDDRDAAAVMLRAWWVASGSGTESATEAAYTPGQTA, from the coding sequence ATGAGAAGTTACCGTGCCGGATCGCGCTCGACTGCCGAACAGGCAGTCGGTGTTTTGCGCGGCGCCACCGAGCACACGCCGTGGCAGGGCCGCATCTATCTGGTCGGCGGCTGGCTTCGTGATCGGATTCTACACCGCCCGGCATCCCCAGACGTCGACCTCCTGGTGGATGGCGATGCCGTGGAGTTCGCCAAATGGCTCTTCGCCAGAGGCGTTATAGACTGGCCACCCGTAATCTACTCGCGTTTCGGCACTGCCCTCATTCGCGTCCGTCCGGCGCCGCGGATGCGCGCCGTCAATATTGAGATGGCCGGCGCGCGCGCCGAGAGTTACCTGGCGGGATCACGAAAGCCCACCGTGGCCCCGGCGACGATTGAACAGGATGTGCTTCGGCGCGACTTCACCATCAACACGCTGCTGGAAGAGCTCCACTCCGGCGAGATACGGGACCTCACGGGACGCGGGCTTGCGGATATTGAGGCGGGCCGTATCCGTACCCCACGCGAACCGCACGCCACGTTTCTCGACGATCCGCTCCGGATGCTCCGCGCCATAAGATTTGCCGCGCAGCTCAACTTCATAATCGACGACGAGTGCTGGCTAAGCATTCAAAGCTCCGCCGCCAGCCTGGCGCCGCCAACCGTCGCGTGGGAGCGCATGCAGGATGAGCTCCTTAAGATCATCGCACTCGAGCCTTCCGCCGCGCGCGCCGGCATGGACCTACTGCTCCAGTCCGGACTGCTCCCGCAGATACTGCCGGAGATGAGCCCGATGGTGGGCTGCATTCAAAGTGCCTGGCACCCATGGGATGTGTGGGAGCACACGCTGCGGGCGGTGGAGGCGCTGCCACCCACCGCCGGAATGCACACGCGCCTCGCGATGCTGTGGCACGATATCGGTAAGCCCGCCACAAGAACGGAGGACGCACGCGGCGTGCACTTCTACCACCACGCTGCGGTTGGAGCGGGCATGGTGCACGCCATGATGACGCGCCTCAAGTTTGCCGCTCGCGATGTCGTTCCGGTCTGCGACCTCGTGCGGCTTCACATGCGACTGGGCGACTATCTGCCGGAGTGGACCGATGCCTCGATCCGTCGGCTGATCCGGGACTGCGGCTCTTACCTTGACGAGCTGTTTATCATGGCGCGCTGCGATATTGCCGCGTGCAGTATTCCGTCCGACATGGAGGTAGATCTCGTAGGGCTGAGAGGCCGCATCGAAGCGGTTAACGCCGCCATGAATGTGGTGGCGCTCGAGAGTCCGCTGTCGGGCAGCGAGATCATGCAGGAGCTAGGATTAGGGCCTTCGGAGGCTGTGGGGCGCGCCAAGGAGTATCTGCTTAACCAGGTCATTGAGGGTGCACTGCCGCCGGATGATCGGGATGCCGCTGCGGTGATGCTGCGCGCGTGGTGGGTCGCCTCCGGAAGCGGTACGGAATCGGCGACCGAGGCCGCCTACACACCGGGCCAAACCGCCTGA
- a CDS encoding sterol desaturase family protein, whose translation MTWEFRCQVLAFLFYFTYASFFEWAFHKHLFHSPKFIRHTFKAHALVHHQRYRYEPASYEWVEGRQKDHISMDWFALPMFIGVHLPFMMFAQWFTGIPSLWGGLAAVTAYYGVYEYFHYCMHVPRSRWFERTAIYRFVKEHHRIHHRYMQQNFNVFFPLADVCLGTFRSRRSVPVSKCSSLTAPSLPAEPTHHPARPVSTAPEPAIGE comes from the coding sequence ATGACATGGGAATTCAGGTGCCAGGTATTGGCGTTTCTGTTCTACTTCACCTACGCCAGCTTTTTCGAGTGGGCATTTCACAAGCATCTCTTCCACTCGCCGAAGTTCATCCGCCATACGTTCAAAGCGCATGCCCTGGTGCACCACCAGCGGTATCGTTATGAGCCGGCCTCGTATGAGTGGGTGGAGGGCCGCCAGAAAGACCACATCTCTATGGATTGGTTTGCACTGCCGATGTTTATCGGCGTGCATCTACCGTTCATGATGTTCGCCCAGTGGTTCACCGGTATTCCCAGCCTCTGGGGCGGCCTGGCCGCTGTGACAGCGTACTACGGTGTGTATGAGTACTTCCACTACTGCATGCACGTGCCGCGCAGCCGGTGGTTCGAGCGTACCGCCATCTACCGGTTCGTCAAAGAGCATCACCGCATCCATCACCGGTATATGCAGCAAAACTTTAACGTCTTCTTTCCGCTGGCGGATGTGTGCCTGGGCACGTTCCGCAGCCGACGCTCCGTTCCGGTATCGAAGTGCTCATCGCTCACCGCGCCGAGCCTGCCGGCGGAGCCCACGCACCATCCAGCGCGCCCAGTTTCCACCGCGCCCGAGCCGGCGATCGGCGAGTAA